A part of Aegilops tauschii subsp. strangulata cultivar AL8/78 chromosome 2, Aet v6.0, whole genome shotgun sequence genomic DNA contains:
- the LOC109746566 gene encoding pentatricopeptide repeat-containing protein At4g01990, mitochondrial, translating into MAALTPSAGARLLRRLLSTAAEVAREAPGPAAKNTKKAAARPVRKRAARAVAPQDAKEAAEAAPDAEGAKKAAEAAPDAEGAKKAAAAGTKDSRPLYRRLSALGNAGEGSVSAVMNKWLREGRETRSVDLERYVKELRKYKRHSQALELMDWMVHTKGMNMSYTNHAIRLDLIYKVRGIEAAEKYFDGLPDPAKNHRTYGALLNCYCSSKKEEKATDLYRKMDELGISSSTLPINNLMSLYMKLGQHKKVCSLFEEMKEKNVKPDNLTCCILMTSCAALNKIDDVEQVLKEMEEKGGVLGWSAYSTLASIYQSAGLVEKAESALKKLEGLVQDRDGRQPFDFLMSLYASVGNLSEVKRVWGVVKDTFPKVTNTSYFSMLQALLKLNDADYMKQVFEEWESNHECYDVKLTNVMTRAHLKNGMAKEAEQLWEKAKEMGACFDSKTCELFLDHYMGTGDMKSALNWVENVTKLPKKAGKLDPDKIPKFSKYFEEQKDVQGAERFCNCLRALGCMDGKAYESLLRTYLAAGETSRSLRQQIKDDKIEICYDIGKLLKRLGEGR; encoded by the exons ATGGCGGCGCTCACCCCCTCCGCCGGCgcccgcctcctccgccgcctcctctccaccgccgccgaggTGGCACGGGAGGCGCCGGGCCCCGccgcgaagaacacgaagaaggCGGCGGCACGCCCCGTCAGGAAGCGGGCGGCGCGCGCCGTCGCCCCCCAGGACGCGAAGGAGGCGGCAGAGGCGGCGCCGGATGCGGAGGGCGCGAAGAAGGCGGCAGAGGCGGCGCCGGATGCGGAGGGCGCgaagaaggcggcggcggcggggaccaaGGACTCGCGCCCGCTGTACCGGCGACTGTCGGCGCTGGGGAACGCCGGGGAGGGGAGCGTCTCCGCGGTGATGAACAAGTGGCTGCGGGAGGGCCGGGAGACGCGCTCCGTGGATCTCGAGCGCTACGTCAAGGAGCTCCGCAAGTACAAGCGCCATTCCCAGGCCCTCGAG TTGATGGATTGGATGGTTCATACAAAGGGTATGAACATGTCGTACACTAACCATGCAATACGTTTGGATCTCATCTACAAAGTGCGTGGCATCGAGGCAGCTGAAAAATATTTCGATGGCCTTCCTGATCCAGCCAAGAACCATCGAACCTATGGTGCACTTCTGAACTGTTATTGCTCATCGAAGAAGGAAGAGAAAGCAACAGACCTTTACCGCAAGATGGATGAGCTTGGAATCTCATCCAGCACTCTGCCCATCAACAATCTCATGTCCCTATACATGAAGTTAGGCCAGCATAAGAAGGTTTGTAGCCTGTTTGAGGAGATGAAGGAGAAGAATGTTAAACCGGATAACCTGACGTGCTGCATTCTGATGACCAGCTGTGCGGCATTGAACAAGATAGATGACGTTGAACAAGTTCTAAAAGAAATGGAAGAAAAGGGTGGGGTTCTAGGGTGGTCTGCATACAGCACACTGGCTTCCATCTACCAGAGCGCTGGTTTGGTTGAAAAAGCAGAGTCTGCTCTGAAGAAACTTGAGGGCCTTGTTCAAGATCGTGATGGCAGACAGCCTTTTGACTTTCTCATGAGTCTGTATGCTTCCGTAGGCAATCTGAGCGAGGTCAAGAGGGTGTGGGGCGTGGTTAAGGACACTTTCCCAAAAGTGACTAACACGAGCTACTTCAGCATGCTGCAGGCTCTTCTTAAGCTCAATGACGCCGATTACATGAAGCAGGTCTTTGAGGAATGGGAGTCTAATCATGAGTGCTACGACGTGAAGCTGACTAATGTGATGACTCGAGCCCACCTGAAGAATGGCATGGCCAAGGAAGCAGAACAGTTGTGGGAGAAGGCCAAGGAAATGGGTGCATGTTTTGACTCTAAAACATGCGAGTTGTTTCTCGATCACTACATGGGGACAGGGGACATGAAATCAGCGCTGAACTGGGTGGAGAATGTGACGAAGCTCCCCAAGAAAGCAGGGAAGCTGGATCCTGATAAGATCCCGAAGTTCTCCAAGTACTTTGAAGAGCAGAAGGATGTGCAAGGCGCTGAGAGGTTCTGCAACTGCCTGAGGGCGCTCGGGTGCATGGACGGCAAAGCATACGAGTCCCTCCTGCGGACCTATCTGGCGGCCGGCGAGACGAGCCGCTCCCTCCGGCAGCAGATCAAAGACGACAAAATTGAGATCTGCTACGACATTGGGAAGCTGCTGAAGAGGTTGGGCGAGGGACGATGA
- the LOC109746557 gene encoding eukaryotic initiation factor 4A-III homolog B isoform X1 → MAMAAAAGSSRRVRMDDDELTFETSAGLEVVGSFDAMGIREDLLRGIYGYGFEKPSAIQQRAVVPIIAGRDVIAQAQSGTGKTSMVSLSVCQLVDTNIHEVQALILSPTRELATQTERVMQAVGNHMSVSVHACVGGKSIGEDIRKLEAGVHVVSGTPGRVCDMIKRRTLRTRAIKLLVLDEADEMLTRGFKDQIYDVYRYPPPPPELQVVLISATLPHDILEITSKFMTDPVRVLVKRDELTLEGIKQFFVAVEKEEWKFDTLCDLYDTLTITQAVIFCNTKRKVDWLTERMRTNNFTVSAMHGDMPQKERDAIMSEFRSGTTGVLITTDVWARGLDVQQVSLVINYDLPNNRELYIHRIGRSGRFGRKGVAINFVRKDDIRILRDIEQYYSTQIDEMPMNVADLI, encoded by the exons atggcgatggcggcggcggcgggctcttCCAGGCGCGTGCGGATGGACGACGACGAGCTTACCTTCGAGACCTCGGCGGGGCTGGAGGTCGTGGGGAGCTTCGACGCCATGGGCATCCGCGAGGACCTGCTCCGCGGCATCTACGGCTACGGCTTCGAGAAGCCCTCCGCCATCCAGCAGCGCGCCGTCGTCCCCATCATCGCCGGCCGCGACGTCATCGCCCAGGCCCAGTCCGGCACCGGCAAGACCTCCATGGTCTCCCTCTCCGTCTGCCAGCTCGTCGACACCAACATCCACGA GGTGCAAGCATTGATACTGTCACCAACTAGGGAACTGGCCACACAAACAGAGAGGGTGATGCAAGCTGTTGGGAACCACATGAGTGTCTCTGTGCATGCCTGTGTCGGTGGCAAAAGTATCGGTGAGGATATTAGGAAGCTTGAGGCTGGAGTGCATGTTGTTTCAGGAACCCCAGGGAGAGTATGTGATATGATCAAGAGAAGGACGTTGCGCACAAGAGCCATCAAGCTCCTAGTCCTG GATGAAGCTGATGAGATGTTGACCAGAGGTTTTAAGGATCAGATTTATGATGTCTACagatacccccccccccccccagaacTTCAG GTTGTCTTGATCTCTGCAACTCTGCCCCATGACATCTTGGAGATAACTAGCAAGTTCATGACTGATCCAGTCAGGGTCCTTGTGAAGCGTGATGAGTTGACCCTAGAG GGCATCAAACAATTCTTTGTTGCTGTTGAGAAGGAGGAATGGAAGTTTGATACGCTGTGCGATCTTTATGATACACTGACCATCACCCAAGCTGTCATTTTCTGCAATACTAAGAGAAAG GTGGATTGGCTTACTGAAAGGATGCGCACCAACAACTTTACCGTATCAGCTATGCATGGTGACATGCCTCAAAAGGAAAGGGATGCGATTATGAGTGAGTTCAGGAGTGGCACGACCGGTGTTCTGATCACAACAGATGTTTGGGCTCGAGGGCTGGATGTTCAGCAG GTCTCTCTTGTCATTAATTATGATCTCCCAAATAATCGTGAGCTTTACATCCATCGCATCGGTCGCTCTGGGCGGTTTGGGCGCAAG GGTGTGGCGATCAACTTTGTGCGCAAGGATGACATCCGTATCCTGAGGGACATTGAGCAGTACTACAGCACGCAGATTGACGAGATGCCGATGAACGTGGCCGATCTGATCTGA
- the LOC109746557 gene encoding eukaryotic initiation factor 4A-III homolog B isoform X2, whose amino-acid sequence MQWVPRRKRAILLLLCRSPRPTPQQARVSPMAMAAAAGSSRRVRMDDDELTFETSAGLEVVGSFDAMGIREDLLRGIYGYGFEKPSAIQQRAVVPIIAGRDVIAQAQSGTGKTSMVSLSVCQLVDTNIHEVQALILSPTRELATQTERVMQAVGNHMSVSVHACVGGKSIGEDIRKLEAGVHVVSGTPGRVCDMIKRRTLRTRAIKLLVLDEADEMLTRGFKDQIYDVYRYPPPPPELQVVLISATLPHDILEITSKFMTDPVRVLVKRDELTLEGIKQFFVAVEKEEWKFDTLCDLYDTLTITQAVIFCNTKRKVDWLTERMRTNNFTVSAMHGDMPQKERDAIMSEFRSGTTGVLITTDVWARGLDVQQVSLVINYDLPNNRELYIHRIGRSGRFGRKGVAINFVRKDDIRILRDIEQYYSTQIDEMPMNVADLI is encoded by the exons GTACCCAGGCGCAAAAGagccatcctcctcctcctctgccgctCCCCACGTCCCACCCCCCAACAGGCTAGGGTTTCTCCaatggcgatggcggcggcggcgggctcttCCAGGCGCGTGCGGATGGACGACGACGAGCTTACCTTCGAGACCTCGGCGGGGCTGGAGGTCGTGGGGAGCTTCGACGCCATGGGCATCCGCGAGGACCTGCTCCGCGGCATCTACGGCTACGGCTTCGAGAAGCCCTCCGCCATCCAGCAGCGCGCCGTCGTCCCCATCATCGCCGGCCGCGACGTCATCGCCCAGGCCCAGTCCGGCACCGGCAAGACCTCCATGGTCTCCCTCTCCGTCTGCCAGCTCGTCGACACCAACATCCACGA GGTGCAAGCATTGATACTGTCACCAACTAGGGAACTGGCCACACAAACAGAGAGGGTGATGCAAGCTGTTGGGAACCACATGAGTGTCTCTGTGCATGCCTGTGTCGGTGGCAAAAGTATCGGTGAGGATATTAGGAAGCTTGAGGCTGGAGTGCATGTTGTTTCAGGAACCCCAGGGAGAGTATGTGATATGATCAAGAGAAGGACGTTGCGCACAAGAGCCATCAAGCTCCTAGTCCTG GATGAAGCTGATGAGATGTTGACCAGAGGTTTTAAGGATCAGATTTATGATGTCTACagatacccccccccccccccagaacTTCAG GTTGTCTTGATCTCTGCAACTCTGCCCCATGACATCTTGGAGATAACTAGCAAGTTCATGACTGATCCAGTCAGGGTCCTTGTGAAGCGTGATGAGTTGACCCTAGAG GGCATCAAACAATTCTTTGTTGCTGTTGAGAAGGAGGAATGGAAGTTTGATACGCTGTGCGATCTTTATGATACACTGACCATCACCCAAGCTGTCATTTTCTGCAATACTAAGAGAAAG GTGGATTGGCTTACTGAAAGGATGCGCACCAACAACTTTACCGTATCAGCTATGCATGGTGACATGCCTCAAAAGGAAAGGGATGCGATTATGAGTGAGTTCAGGAGTGGCACGACCGGTGTTCTGATCACAACAGATGTTTGGGCTCGAGGGCTGGATGTTCAGCAG GTCTCTCTTGTCATTAATTATGATCTCCCAAATAATCGTGAGCTTTACATCCATCGCATCGGTCGCTCTGGGCGGTTTGGGCGCAAG GGTGTGGCGATCAACTTTGTGCGCAAGGATGACATCCGTATCCTGAGGGACATTGAGCAGTACTACAGCACGCAGATTGACGAGATGCCGATGAACGTGGCCGATCTGATCTGA